The DNA region TGTGCAGGATTGGTACAAGcccttcttttttttgtttgattacAGATTTGGAAGTACTGATGAATGtctatttgtttaatttattttagaaatgTCGCAGGTTGTGTGAAAGTTGGGGCTAAGATTTGATTTCATTTGAACTACGTTCATTCTTGAATGTGTGTTTATAATCTTTATAATTTACAATAAAAGAAGATTAAGGTGGAACTTTATCACAGGGGTCTTATTATAATTCGAACAGATTGTTAAGTTTACACAAGATCATTTGTATACAAAATGTTAAGAAATGTCTCTACAATGAGTGCCTTGCGACAGAAATTTGATCTATATCAACTTGTTTCTTGAATCGCGCATGCGCAAGGGTTGGGAGCaatttaattaagtatattttggCAGAAATTAAATGTATGTAATAAACACTACTCTTGTTTCAAGAATTGTGCACGTGGTGCAAATATTTTTTCAAACAGAAATGGCAATTATCTCAGTTGCCAGTTTATAAAAAGATAAGCTAATCTACTTATGGCATGTTTTATtgaagagtgaactacaaaaatggtccatggactatgggtttatctcgctcatagtctctgaactttaaaaatattgcCAGACATCCATGGAATAAGAGTTTATCTTAAATTTggttattttgccatttttttatacaaaaatacccttttgagcatttggATAATTtagtctttttacacttttaacattttaaatatgatattatttcagtgatgtactaaatctgatattatttcaaaattatcattcttcttcccttttgtcatctttcactttgtttctttatttcaatattagatttaattttataaaattaaattttaaattttgatttttaaatatcaataaatttttattaattattaaaattattaaataacaaaaattaatagttttaatcaatatttgatagtgtcaaatatttaatcaataaggtatgacgacgccttagttttaatcaatatttaatagttttaatcataaatagatcatataacaccatttattctgaaataaatatgcatataatgtaagactaatataatttttatttattaatttgaaaacaatcaaaattaactagaaaatttcaacaaaaatactcctatatgaaatttttagtagtatcaaatttttagttaacttcataatatttaatcacaagcaattataacaaccgaatgaaggctaaatagaatagctcttatttttccatcatgatgaatattatttttatgtactTCTTCTATTTagctgaatattatattaaataataataaaaataatagttttaatcaatatttatagtgtctgtgaattaatagttttaattaaaaatatttatttatatttaaaaatcaaaatttaaaatttaattttataaaattaaatctaatattgaaataaagaaacaaagtgaaggatggcaaaagagaaagaagaatgataattttgaaataatatcagatttagtacatcactgaaataatataatatttaaaatgttaaaagtgtaaaaagaccaaattgcccaaatgctcaaaagggtattttcgtatcaAGAATTAGCAAACGGGCCAAATTTGAGATAAATCCTTAGTCCAGGGATATCTggggatatttttaaagtccagggactatgggcgagataaacccatagtccaagaaccatttttgtagttcacaaAAGATATTGTTGGGTTGGGCATTGGGCTTGTTGTAGTCATAGATATTCTGGCTCTTCTGTTTGTTGGACAAAGGTTTTCACTATTGGGCTCAGACACAAAAGTTGTGGGATTGTCCACTGTTTCAGTTGGATGGCCCTCTCTCTCTAATTCCCGTCTTCGGTCCGTGGTCCGCTGCCGGCCCGCAAAGATTGTCGTTGGTGCTCTCTATACCCTTTCATTTCCCTCTAATAACCCTCATCTTCCCTCCatcatgatgatgatgatgatgatgatgatggttgTGTTAACGGTGGTTGTGGAGCTCTCTCTCCTCAAGGTTGCCTTGGCACCTTCTCTGCCATCGGAATTCGCTCCGGGGTTGGATGGTCCTTGTCCACCCTGACAAATTTACATATATGAAGCTTCTATCTGactttaatttggaataatagGAGCTCAATGGTAAAATTTACATGAGTAAAGATCCTTGGACCATTATTTCAAAAGTAGTGGTAATCCTAGTTCAATTCTAAAAATAATTGATTATTAACTTGAAACGTTCTAAATATTATAAACGATTAAGATTATAATCGCTTTATAAGAAGACTCAATGACGACAAGATACTGACTGCTTCGTCGGAATGTCAAAAATCCGTCGTACTTCCTAATCAATATTTTTGGATTTGCCAACACAAGGCTAGTTTAACTAATTTCaccaaaaacataaatttattGTACTAGGCAGTGGCAGACCCACATTGGGGCATGGTTCCTTGGAACTCCCAGCCATTTGAAATATgcctatatattatatattcatACAATAATCCTCAAATTGTGTATTGGTAAAGATCTGTGTTTGAATCCTACTTTATTTCAGTtgcttattttttattatttgtatttcTTCCACCTAATTTGTGTTCTCTTTGGATCTTTTCAAAgctaaattaatacatttatcTAGGAATTAAATCAATTTTCTAATTCTTAGAGCTAATTCATTAATTGGtaattagtttatttatgtttttttcctTACATTAGTAATTTTATGtaattgttatttatttttgtaactATTATTATTGTAAGATCACAAAGTAAtgtttttataatataattttttaactcTATAATTATCCATATATATCATATAATATTAGTAAATTTAaagttatgtttttattttaaaatatatatacttcAATTTTTTGATACTTGCATTAGTATATTATACAATACTCATATCTTTAATTTATACTATACTCGTTTTCAAATCATTTATCTCTCATTGTCCATTGATATCTCAGCTATATATTGTTCATATCATAATTGTAAATGCCGCGGTGGATATAGAAAATATGCAATAATTTTTAATAGTAGTTCGGACCTCCAAATATAAAATCATGTGTCCGCCATTAGTACTAGGTATAGGATTAGGGGACACTGTAATCTTTTGCTcttaatttattactactacgtACCAAATGACAACATTCAAAATCTTACCTTCGGCTATTTGGACTAATCTTACCGAATATGTTTATCTAAAGTGAACTATCTTATTATATTTTGTCACCTAACAAATAACCAATTAAGAAGTTGAAGGATTGGAGTCCCAAATTCCAAGTatgtttaaattttattttggacactccgttttttaaatttaaacctctatattttaattcatttaCGACAAATATCAATTGTGGCCTCTTCTTTCACATATACCCAACACCATCAAAAGTTGCACTGAAGAATTTAGCAGCCAATTATAATCCGTCGAGAATCAGCAATTACTGTTCGATTTGCTGATGGGAAATCACTGGGAAAATCTACCGTATAGTAATTAAATTTACCGACCCTGTATAATGGTAAATCATGATTCACTGACGGAACATTTCATAGTCTTCTCGGTTCTTCTCAACGCGCTTCGCTCTCGAGATCAATTTTACAAGAACAAAAAGTCAGACAATGGGACTGTTCACCTACACAGTCGCCGGCGCCGCCTTAATCCTCATCGGCGGATTGGAATCCCTCGCCTCCGCCGCCATTTCTCTCAAACAAATCTCCACCTCGGAGCCACCCCCGCCGAAAACTCATCGCCCTGCGCCTGCAACGGCCTCGTTTCTATCCACGGTAACGTTTCTGCTGATCTCAATCGTGTCGATCCTTTCAATCGTCAACTCTTTGATATCTCTCTCCGACGCCGCTACCTCCAAAGACAGCACGGGTGTGGTCTTACAGATGGAAGTGATCGCAATCGCTTTGCTTTTTCTGTTATATTCCGGTTTAGGCCTTTTGTCGAGCATCTTAGAGTCATTTCGATTTCCTCCGAAGTTACTCAATGTAATCTATATGTTCGCCTTTGGAGAGGAATTTCTGTTGTTCTACGCGCAAAACAAGGATCCGAGTGGGATTGAGAATCGCTACTATGACTTAATTTTAGTGCCTATTGCTGTGTGTCTGTTCTCTACCATACTTGAGCTGAAGGGATCGAAATCGAGTTATCCGAAATTGGGCCGAGGCGTTGGGTTAGTCTTACAGGGGATGTGGACTCTGCAAATGGGGGTTTCGTTTTACTCGAACTTGATTGCTAATGGGTGTGCTTTGCACGCTAGGAGTAGGGGGAATTTTACCATCAAGTGCAAAGGGCATCCCGAATATCATCGTGGGCGTGCCATTGCAACTCTGCAGTTTAACTGCCATTTGGCTCTTTTAATCACTACAGCTGCTGGGGTGTTCTCGTTGGTCTGTAAGACGTATAGCATTAATCGCGATTTTATGCGGTATATGCCCCTTGGAGTTGGAAATGGTGGGGATATGCAGCTAGATAATTCACAGTTCACTTTGGAATCGGATGACGAGGATGGTGAAAATGGGATTCAGGAAGTGAGGAGTGTTGAAATGCAGAAGTCTGCTCTGGTGGTTCCTGAGTCGACAGTTAATGGTTATGATTCTCATCCTTGATGTGAAATATGGAGAACTTTTGTTGGGTAAAGGGTTTCAGTTTCACTATTCTTTTACTAGGTAAGCAGTGTTGTATAACTTGGTTTTACCATACACCTGAATACTTGAGAATATATTGTTGTAGTAAATTTATATTTGTTGAATATTTTCTCTGTCATTCTGGAAATTTTATTTGGCATTCTCTTACCTACTGAtttgtcaattttaaagtttcCATAAAGAGTTACTCCTACTAGCTTTCTGTGTTAAATGTCTAAATGTGATGCCTTCGAAACATTAAGTTCTGCTTACTATTGGGAAGATTAACTGTTGTATCATAATTAGATCGTTCTATGGTAGAGTTATGCTGTACTAAGCTGAGAATCAAACTAGTTTTTGCAGTAGTCTTTATAAATCGTGGAATGGCAAAATATGCCTTAAGCAATTGATCATGCATTGCTTTTAACAAAACAATGGTGATCATGAATAGTGGGCATGGATTTTGTAATGTTATAAAGTCAAGTAGTTTATCATAATCCAAATACATTGCCTATATGTGATCTTTGATGCCAGCCTGTTTTATCATATACTGACATTTCCTTTATGATTTTACAATGCTTAAAACGTACTgtacttattttatttgaatgtaCCCAGTTGAACTTTTGAGTTACTGATTTACTGCCCCTGAGGATGGCTGGCAAAGGTTTATCTAAGGGAAATCaataataggagtatatttttgtgACCAAGTAGATGTTCAAAATACCAAGCTGCTACTGGCAGATATGATTTTTGATTAGTTTTAAGCTCTATTGATCTTAATGTGTGGACAGAACTTTTGAGCAATTTGTTCTGTTTTTTCCCTGTCTGAAGTATGATTGCAAAATCATGCTTGATTCTCAgtgacatttttttttattttggtaacATAGCCTCCCTAAGGGAATCATGTGCTGTTTCAGGTCTACACACTGACTTCTAAATTCTAACCTATATTGTCTAACCATGCTTTGGTAGCTTTACTCTGTTAGCAAATTTTGTAACAAAATCTGGGATGTTGTTCCTGTGGTCTTGTCATTCAAGCATCGTCTTTTTGCTGAGTTAATTCCCCTGGGTTGATGGATTCAAATTCAACATTATACAGTTTTTCCTTTCCGGTATTCCATCTCTTTTGTGGTATGCTTCTCCCAGTCACGAATACAATTAGGTGAAAGTTGAAACACGAGACTGCAGAGTGCAGATGCTGACTAGAGGAAGGTTTCCGTTTGATAGAGTTTTTAGGCACTATAGTAACTTGTTTTTAATTTCTTGAGTTGGTTGATTGCTCATTATCCTAACTAGGATTATGTTAGATTCGAGAATTTTCATGATCGCTAATTGCTCAAATGCTCAACTCTGGTAAGTATCTCCACTGACAGATCAGTATCAAACACATCATGCCATTGGAATGAGACACTATTTGCCTACAATTCACAGTTGACATGACCTAGCCATTGTTGATTGTGAAGGATTATAAATTAAGGCTGATTCATAACCTAGTCGTTGAATTACCCTTATTTTATCACCACCAATAGTCAACCAACGCTTGGTTTGTGTATTACTATGACCTTTATTTTATTACCATTCATAAACCTTTGTTTTTGTTCAATACATCTTTTAGTGCAATTTTCCGGTTTAATAGCTCCctctattcattttttttattccgtcGGGTTCTTACTTGAAGGGCGTAATAATTTTTTAGCAAATTCCACATCAATACCTAGTCGTAAAATtgaccaaaaagaaaaaaaaatgttggaTACTATTACTCAGCCtaccaaattaaaaataaagttgaCTAATGTTATTGTTTGTGATAAACTGATACTAATAGATAAGTTAACGGACTTATTCAGTtcgataaataaaatcccagTGAAAAAAAAGCCCAaggatttatttaaaataaaaagaataatagccatttaaatagtaaaatttgattaacttattaaaaattcataagattttagtattatattatgatgcttcatttttttttcttaattgcaAATGGCTCACATGCTTACGGGGATAGAGTAGTTATAGTCGGTACTTCATGGTAGtactcatctccattctctaaAAAAACTTTTTAGAGTGAATTTTAATgtgatatattaaaataaataaagaagaaaggaaTTGAGTATTAAACGATATTAAGATCCAAACTAAATAATTTTGTGGAATggactaaaattaaaaaaaaaaatagtacagtagtattttttagactaaagtctcattttggtccttaacgtattgcgatttttttattttgatccaaaacattatcttttgaattattcggtccctcacatttagTCCGAAATGGACGGAACAATTAAAATGTAATGGTCGACGCATTTTAAATcgattttgaccggattaagagttataattatgtttttattaatatctaatatctaattaacctaaaactaaaaaaattgaaatatacaaTAATTTAACAAAAACAGCAAGAAAAACAATGATGGATTTTCAATGTCTTATAGATAATTCCTCGAAGATACTATAATTTAATCACCAAAAAGATACACTTCACCCCCATGAACTCAGGCGTAACTATCCTTCACTGAGTGCACAACTCGTAGACCCCCAAATCCAGCCTATAAGCCCCTAAACACACCTCCTTACCCGAGAGCACAATAACGAGACTCTCATTTAGTTCAAGCTACATTCACTGAGTGAACCCGACCTCTTATAGTGAGTGAACCTGACCTCTTGTAGTGAAATGCTTTCTTTCAATCTCTGCCGCTTCCTTTAGCTTAAGATTAAATTTTTATGTGATTCACAATAGAGAAAGGGGATATCCTTCCTAATCTGTGTTCTCATATGATGAAATTTTATCCATCCTTTTCTAATGGGTATTTTATCAAACACTTGGTGTGCAACCAAGTTTAtactacttctacttctacttcatTTTGGAGTGCAATTCATACCATTCTGGAGTGCAATTGATATACAACAAACACCACAGCAAAGAAACAAAATTTGATTCAGAATTCCAGATTTGATTCACCATTGGAAACGAAATTTCATTACTTGAACCCTAATATACAAACAAGCACCAcaacaaagaaacaaaatccATACATCACAACACTACGTAATTTCTCTATTGCCCTACTATTCTCTTCGATTGATgacaaaatcaaactaaaacTCTCATATTCGGTCTCCGACAACGGCATTGCAGATGTCACGGCGTCGTCTTCGTCGATTGGCTCACACCACTTGAAAAAACGACAATCTTTTCTCTAAAAAACAAAGTATAGCTTCCCCCTTGTTGGTTTTCCATGGGTGTTGACGATTCAAAGTGAAGCCCGATTCTTGCAATGGCAAAATTCGTACCGGAATCGGAGGTCACGTCCACCGCCACTCTCGCTGGTCTCTCTGCTGTAGTTCGAACGGTCCATGATTGGCGAGTTGGGGTTACTTGAGGTTCTACCAAGAACTAGGGTTTCTCATCCTAAAccgatgaagaagatgaatagagaaaaagaattaaaattcgttttataaaTGACaagcaatttattttattagaaataattttgaaaaaaatttgaatttatttgaaaaagaataaaaattcgaatttttatgactcttaatccggtcaaaatcgATTTAAAATGCGTTGACCGTTACATTTTAACTGTTCCGTCCATTTCGGAttaaatgtgatccgatttcaaatgtaagggaccgaataattcaaaagataatattttggatcaaaataaaaaaatcgcaatatgttactgtaacgacccgctaaatcgttacctacacgaaagaataaaccacgtatcaaatacactttcgacaacaaatcgagacgaaaagttggataagaacagCGTCACATCAGACACGTTTTCCAATTGGATAAGAATCatgtcacatcaggcacgttttccaattagataagaatcgcgtcacatcaagcacgtttttcaacgccacattaattacgcgtcacatcgaaacgaaaagacgtgaatttttgtcttttatgataatttttttctataaatagcacctcctttcatttcatttctttgacgTCAATTTagaaatccgagagagagaaaacGAGAGAAGGAAAACCGAGAgttagaagagagagagagcgccgccggaggcggcgacggtggACGGCGGCGCTGCGGACCGCGACtgcggattcgtggcagcggcggcagcggtgaagggagagggacgaatcgtgtcaacgtttgttctaccgttcgtttttcttgattcaa from Salvia splendens isolate huo1 chromosome 9, SspV2, whole genome shotgun sequence includes:
- the LOC121748687 gene encoding uncharacterized protein LOC121748687; protein product: MGLFTYTVAGAALILIGGLESLASAAISLKQISTSEPPPPKTHRPAPATASFLSTVTFLLISIVSILSIVNSLISLSDAATSKDSTGVVLQMEVIAIALLFLLYSGLGLLSSILESFRFPPKLLNVIYMFAFGEEFLLFYAQNKDPSGIENRYYDLILVPIAVCLFSTILELKGSKSSYPKLGRGVGLVLQGMWTLQMGVSFYSNLIANGCALHARSRGNFTIKCKGHPEYHRGRAIATLQFNCHLALLITTAAGVFSLVCKTYSINRDFMRYMPLGVGNGGDMQLDNSQFTLESDDEDGENGIQEVRSVEMQKSALVVPESTVNGYDSHP